From Mucilaginibacter rubeus, a single genomic window includes:
- a CDS encoding LytR/AlgR family response regulator transcription factor, which translates to MNIIIIEDELKAARSLESIILELRPHSKIVTKLQSVESSVAYLSENKQPDLIFMDIQLSDGLCFEIFKSVKVSCPIIFCTAFDEYSLEAFKANSVDYVLKPFSKTDIADAFKKVDELRNFFQQGSTPDISSLLSQITPPAGKKSFLVFKNNKYITIATNDIAFFYIRNELSTIMTFDQQEYVVNQSLDQISGQLSQDQFFRLNRQYIVNFSAIKEVEHYFMRKLFVKLTIPTPEKLLINKEKAPVFLSWLENR; encoded by the coding sequence ATGAACATTATCATCATTGAAGACGAGCTAAAGGCAGCCCGTTCGCTTGAAAGCATCATATTAGAGTTAAGGCCGCACTCAAAAATTGTCACCAAGCTGCAAAGCGTTGAAAGTTCGGTTGCCTATCTTTCTGAGAACAAGCAACCCGATCTTATTTTTATGGATATCCAGCTTTCGGATGGTTTATGCTTTGAGATCTTTAAATCGGTAAAGGTATCATGCCCCATTATTTTCTGCACCGCCTTTGATGAATATTCGTTAGAAGCCTTTAAAGCCAACAGTGTTGACTACGTGCTTAAACCTTTCTCCAAAACAGATATTGCCGATGCCTTTAAAAAGGTAGATGAACTGCGGAATTTCTTCCAGCAGGGCTCAACGCCTGATATCAGCAGTCTGCTATCGCAGATTACTCCCCCGGCAGGTAAAAAAAGCTTCCTGGTATTTAAAAACAATAAATACATCACCATAGCTACCAATGATATCGCTTTCTTTTACATCCGCAATGAGCTGTCAACTATCATGACCTTCGATCAGCAGGAATATGTTGTTAACCAATCGCTCGATCAGATCAGCGGCCAGCTCTCGCAAGATCAGTTTTTCAGGCTGAACAGGCAGTACATCGTAAATTTTAGCGCGATAAAAGAAGTGGAGCACTATTTTATGCGCAAGCTGTTTGTGAAACTAACAATTCCAACTCCGGAGAAACTGCTCATCAACAAAGAAAAAGCACCGGTATTTTTAAGCTGGTTGGAGAATAGGTAG